Proteins from a single region of Pleurocapsa minor HA4230-MV1:
- a CDS encoding ribulose bisphosphate carboxylase small subunit, which produces MAARTKAAPPTPWSNNLAKPKVDKTAYVHSFSRLIGDVRIGANVFVAPGSSIRADEGTPFFIGESSNIQDGVVIHGLEQGRVVGDDRQEYSVWIGKNTCITHMALIHGPAYIGDECFIGFRSTVFNAKVGDGCIIMMHALIQDVEIPPGKYVPSGAVIVNQQQAERLPNVIDSDRDFANHVVEINEALLAGYRCADDEACVNPQVYKVSKGTDAEQNSDINDQSEYTNSVSNMSLSSDIKTQVRSLLAQGCIISTEHANQRRFKTKSWLTIGQIDGRNENQVVARLESILHEYQGEYVRLIGVDPRAKRRVAEVVIQRPEDTPGEGTVRSVATHVSSKSRSGRNRSTGQPSGNLGNGAAQEINSLIAQGCNIGIEHANQRRFRTKSWLTIGQVSGNKVFNAIEQAVADYPGEYIRVIGVDANAKRRVAEIIVQRPGDNPTQSNRSSSSYSGSNGNNHSYSSNKESYSYGNSNGVGRLGSKIIQEIRSLLAAGFKIGTEHADKRRFKAQSWKSCSPIESSRESDVIAALEACLVEHSGEYVRMLGIDDQAKRRVAETIIQRPEDSYQNGRSDNGHSSNGNGNGNGNGRGYFVSDYTSGSKHQGRSPNYNQFSTKHLNDEAVQEVRSLLAAGYKIGTEHADKRRFKAQSWKSCSTIDSRHELDVVALLEVCLAEHSGEYVRLLGIDPKSKKRVAETIIQRP; this is translated from the coding sequence ATGGCAGCCCGCACCAAGGCGGCTCCCCCGACTCCGTGGTCGAACAATTTAGCAAAACCAAAAGTGGATAAGACTGCCTACGTACATTCTTTTTCGCGTTTAATTGGTGATGTGCGGATTGGCGCGAATGTTTTTGTGGCCCCAGGTAGTTCCATTCGAGCCGATGAGGGAACGCCTTTTTTCATTGGAGAAAGCAGCAATATTCAAGATGGTGTTGTAATTCATGGTCTAGAACAGGGTCGAGTAGTTGGTGACGATCGCCAAGAATACTCAGTCTGGATTGGCAAGAACACCTGTATTACCCATATGGCACTTATTCATGGGCCAGCATACATTGGGGATGAATGCTTTATTGGTTTTCGCTCCACCGTATTCAATGCCAAGGTGGGGGATGGTTGCATTATCATGATGCACGCCTTGATTCAGGACGTGGAGATTCCTCCTGGGAAGTATGTTCCTTCAGGAGCAGTGATCGTCAACCAGCAGCAGGCAGAACGCCTTCCTAATGTAATTGATAGCGATCGCGATTTTGCCAACCATGTAGTCGAAATTAACGAGGCTCTTTTAGCTGGTTATCGCTGTGCCGATGATGAGGCTTGCGTTAATCCTCAAGTATATAAAGTATCGAAAGGAACAGACGCAGAGCAAAATTCCGATATTAACGACCAAAGTGAATATACAAATTCAGTAAGTAATATGAGTTTAAGTTCAGATATTAAAACCCAAGTGCGATCGCTACTAGCGCAAGGCTGTATCATCAGCACTGAACATGCAAACCAACGTCGTTTTAAAACCAAATCATGGTTAACGATTGGTCAAATTGACGGCAGAAATGAGAATCAAGTTGTCGCCAGGTTAGAGTCTATACTTCATGAATACCAAGGAGAATACGTCAGATTAATTGGGGTTGACCCCAGAGCCAAAAGAAGAGTCGCCGAAGTCGTGATCCAGCGTCCTGAAGACACTCCAGGAGAAGGAACTGTTAGAAGCGTGGCAACTCATGTTTCTAGTAAAAGTCGGAGTGGCAGAAATCGTAGTACAGGTCAGCCTAGCGGTAATTTAGGGAACGGTGCTGCACAAGAGATCAATAGTTTAATTGCTCAAGGCTGTAATATTGGGATCGAACATGCTAATCAACGCCGTTTTAGAACTAAATCCTGGCTTACCATCGGACAGGTAAGCGGCAATAAAGTTTTCAATGCGATCGAGCAGGCTGTTGCTGATTACCCAGGAGAATACATTCGTGTGATTGGAGTAGATGCTAATGCCAAACGAAGAGTCGCTGAGATTATCGTTCAGCGTCCTGGCGATAATCCCACTCAATCTAATCGTAGTTCTTCTAGCTACAGTGGTAGTAATGGCAACAACCATAGCTATAGTAGTAATAAAGAAAGCTACAGTTATGGTAACAGTAATGGGGTCGGCAGACTTGGTTCTAAAATTATCCAAGAAATTCGTTCTTTGTTAGCTGCTGGATTTAAGATTGGGACAGAACACGCTGATAAACGGCGTTTTAAGGCTCAATCTTGGAAAAGTTGCTCCCCAATTGAAAGTAGTCGTGAATCAGACGTTATTGCTGCTTTAGAAGCTTGTTTGGTAGAACATTCTGGCGAATATGTTCGGATGTTGGGTATTGACGATCAGGCAAAACGTCGGGTCGCCGAAACTATTATTCAACGTCCAGAAGACAGTTATCAAAACGGCCGTAGTGACAATGGTCATAGCAGCAATGGCAATGGTAATGGCAATGGCAATGGCAGAGGATATTTTGTTTCTGACTATACCAGTGGCTCCAAACACCAGGGTCGCTCACCTAACTACAATCAGTTCAGTACAAAGCATTTAAACGATGAAGCAGTCCAGGAAGTACGTTCTTTATTAGCTGCTGGTTATAAAATCGGGACAGAACACGCTGATAAACGTCGTTTTAAAGCTCAATCTTGGAAAAGCTGCTCTACTATCGATAGTCGTCATGAGCTAGACGTAGTAGCGTTGTTAGAAGTATGTTTAGCCGAACATTCTGGTGAATATGTCAGGCTGCTGGGTATCGATCCTAAAAGTAAAAAAAGAGTCGCCGAAACTATTATTCAGCGACCATAA
- a CDS encoding EutN/CcmL family microcompartment protein yields MQIAQVRGTVVSTHKVPSMRGIKLLLVQYIDEEGQLLPKYEVAGDLIGAGVSEWVLVSRGSAARIEAGQELKPLDATIVGIIDTVNVERNALYSKKEAERLS; encoded by the coding sequence ATGCAGATAGCCCAAGTTCGCGGCACGGTAGTTAGCACGCATAAAGTCCCCAGTATGAGAGGGATTAAGTTGCTTCTAGTTCAATATATTGATGAAGAAGGGCAGCTTCTTCCTAAGTATGAAGTTGCTGGAGACTTGATTGGGGCTGGTGTTAGCGAATGGGTCTTAGTTAGTCGCGGTAGCGCGGCCAGAATCGAAGCTGGTCAAGAATTAAAACCTCTTGACGCTACCATTGTGGGCATTATTGATACGGTCAATGTTGAGCGCAATGCCCTTTATAGCAAGAAAGAAGCTGAACGGCTGTCATAG
- a CDS encoding BMC domain-containing protein: MSIAVGMIETLGFPAVVEAADAMVKAARVTLVGYEKIGTGRVTVIVRGDVSEVQASVSAGTENVSRVNGGQVLSTHIIARPHENLEYVLPIRYTEAVEQFRESVNPRPLRRP, translated from the coding sequence ATGTCAATTGCAGTTGGAATGATCGAAACCTTGGGTTTTCCTGCGGTAGTAGAAGCAGCAGATGCCATGGTTAAAGCAGCGCGTGTAACCCTAGTCGGATACGAAAAAATCGGCACAGGTCGCGTTACAGTAATCGTCCGTGGCGATGTATCCGAAGTCCAAGCATCTGTATCAGCAGGTACTGAGAATGTTAGCAGAGTAAATGGCGGTCAAGTGTTGTCTACTCACATTATTGCTCGTCCTCACGAAAACCTCGAATATGTTCTGCCAATTCGTTACACCGAAGCGGTGGAGCAATTCAGAGAAAGCGTTAATCCTCGTCCTTTAAGAAGACCCTAA
- a CDS encoding BMC domain-containing protein has translation MSIAVGMIETLGFPAVVEAADAMVKAARVTLVGYEKIGTGRVTVIVRGDVSEVQASVAAGTESVKRVNGGQVLSTHIIARPHENLEYVLPIRYTEEVEQFRSY, from the coding sequence ATGTCAATTGCGGTTGGAATGATTGAAACTCTGGGATTTCCAGCAGTAGTAGAGGCAGCAGATGCTATGGTTAAAGCAGCCCGTGTCACCCTAGTAGGATACGAAAAAATTGGGACTGGTCGCGTTACAGTAATTGTGCGAGGCGATGTGTCAGAAGTACAGGCATCTGTAGCAGCAGGTACTGAATCTGTAAAAAGAGTAAATGGTGGTCAAGTACTTTCTACTCATATCATTGCTCGCCCTCACGAAAACCTCGAATATGTACTACCAATTCGCTACACCGAAGAAGTAGAACAGTTTCGCTCCTACTAA
- a CDS encoding BMC domain-containing protein — protein sequence MSIAVGMIETLGFPAVVEAADAMVKAARVTLVGYEKIGTGRVTVIVRGDVSEVQASVAAGTENVTRVNGGQVLSTHIIARPHENLEYVLPIRYTEEVEQFRTY from the coding sequence ATGTCAATTGCAGTTGGAATGATCGAAACCTTGGGTTTCCCTGCGGTAGTAGAAGCAGCAGATGCTATGGTTAAAGCAGCGCGCGTCACTCTAGTCGGATACGAAAAAATTGGCACAGGTCGCGTTACAGTAATCGTCCGCGGCGATGTATCTGAAGTCCAGGCGTCTGTAGCAGCAGGCACTGAGAACGTAACTAGAGTAAATGGTGGTCAAGTACTTTCTACTCACATCATTGCCCGTCCTCATGAAAACCTCGAATACGTTCTGCCAATTCGTTATACCGAAGAAGTCGAGCAGTTCCGCACCTATTAA
- a CDS encoding form I ribulose bisphosphate carboxylase large subunit, translated as MATKTGAGFKAGVQDYRLTYYTPDYTPKDTDLLACFRMTPQPGVPAEECAAAVAAESSTGTWTTVWTDGLTDLDRYKGRCYEVEPVPGEDNQYFCFVAYPMDLFEEGSVTNILTSLVGNVFGFKALRALRLEDIRFPVALLKTFQGPPHGITVERDLLNKYGRPLLGCTIKPKLGLSAKNYGRAVYECLRGGLDFTKDDENINSQPFMRWRDRFLFVQEAIEKSQAETNEVKGHYLNVTAATCEDMMERAEFAKEIGTPIVMHDFLTGGFTANTTLSKWCRRNGVLLHIHRAMHAVIDRQRNHGIHFRVLAKCLRLSGGDHLHSGTVVGKLEGERDITLGFVDQMREDYVEEDRSRGNFFTQDWASLPGVMPVASGGIHVWHMPALVEIFGDDSCLQFGGGTLGHPWGNAPGATANRVALEACIQARNEGRSLAREGNDVIREACRWSPELAAACELWKEIKFEFDAVDTL; from the coding sequence ATGGCAACTAAGACAGGTGCTGGATTTAAGGCTGGTGTACAAGACTATCGACTAACTTATTACACCCCAGACTATACACCGAAGGATACAGACCTTTTGGCTTGTTTTCGGATGACACCCCAACCTGGTGTTCCTGCTGAAGAGTGTGCTGCTGCTGTAGCTGCGGAATCTTCTACTGGTACATGGACAACAGTATGGACTGATGGTTTAACCGATCTCGATCGCTATAAAGGTCGTTGTTATGAAGTTGAGCCTGTTCCTGGTGAAGATAATCAATACTTCTGTTTTGTTGCTTACCCCATGGACTTGTTTGAAGAAGGTTCTGTAACCAACATTCTGACTTCCTTGGTAGGTAACGTATTTGGATTCAAAGCTTTGCGTGCTTTGCGTCTAGAAGACATTCGTTTTCCTGTAGCTTTGCTCAAAACATTCCAAGGGCCTCCTCACGGAATTACTGTAGAAAGAGACCTGTTAAATAAATATGGTCGTCCTTTATTGGGTTGCACTATTAAACCTAAGTTAGGTCTATCTGCTAAGAACTACGGTCGTGCAGTATATGAGTGTCTTCGTGGTGGTCTGGATTTCACCAAAGATGACGAAAATATTAACTCACAACCTTTCATGCGTTGGCGCGATCGCTTCTTATTTGTACAAGAAGCGATTGAAAAATCTCAGGCTGAAACAAATGAAGTAAAAGGTCACTATTTAAACGTGACTGCTGCTACTTGTGAAGACATGATGGAACGTGCTGAGTTTGCCAAAGAAATTGGTACTCCTATCGTTATGCATGACTTCCTGACTGGTGGTTTTACTGCTAACACTACTTTGTCTAAATGGTGTCGTCGTAACGGTGTCTTACTCCACATTCACCGCGCAATGCACGCTGTAATTGACCGTCAAAGAAATCACGGTATTCACTTCCGCGTTTTGGCTAAATGTTTGCGTCTGTCTGGTGGTGACCACCTCCACTCAGGTACTGTGGTTGGTAAACTTGAAGGTGAACGCGATATCACTCTAGGTTTTGTTGACCAAATGCGTGAAGACTATGTAGAAGAAGATCGCTCTCGCGGTAACTTCTTCACTCAAGATTGGGCTTCTCTTCCTGGAGTCATGCCTGTCGCTTCTGGTGGTATCCACGTGTGGCACATGCCTGCACTGGTGGAAATCTTTGGCGATGATTCTTGTCTCCAGTTTGGTGGTGGTACTTTAGGACATCCTTGGGGTAATGCACCTGGTGCAACTGCTAACCGTGTTGCTTTAGAAGCTTGTATTCAAGCTCGTAATGAAGGACGTAGCCTAGCTCGTGAAGGTAATGATGTTATCCGCGAAGCTTGTCGTTGGAGTCCTGAGTTAGCTGCTGCTTGTGAACTTTGGAAAGAAATTAAGTTCGAGTTTGATGCAGTAGATACTCTCTAA